The proteins below come from a single Serratia ficaria genomic window:
- the fucP gene encoding L-fucose:H+ symporter permease produces MRHHTVQQSDGYLDRTPLFQFILLSCLFPLWGCAASLNDILITQFKSVFELSDFASALVQSAFYGGYFLIAIPASLVIKKSSYKAAILIGLTLYIVGCMLFYPASHMATYTMFLAAIFAIAIGLSFLETAANTYSSMIGHRDYATLRLNVSQTFYPVGALMGIVLGKYLVFQEGDSLQAQMAGMSPEQIHQFRLTMLEHTLEPYKYLIMVLLLVMLLFLLTRYPHCKPQNERGERAAGPALGETLRYLAGNARFRKGIAAQFLYVGMQVAVWSFTIRLALNLGASNERDAANFMIYSFICFFIGKFVANFLMTRFRAEKVLIAYSLLGVATLAYVVLVPSFTAVYAAVFVSVLFGPCWATIYAGTLDTVDNKYTEVAGAIIVMSIVGAAFVPALQGYVSDHLGSMQRAFGVSLLCFAYVGFYFWGELRHKRRDARQPLADSESMGGL; encoded by the coding sequence ATGCGCCATCATACCGTTCAGCAATCCGACGGCTATCTCGACAGAACGCCGCTGTTTCAGTTTATTTTGCTTTCCTGCCTGTTCCCGCTGTGGGGGTGCGCCGCCAGCCTGAACGACATTCTGATCACCCAGTTCAAAAGCGTGTTCGAACTGAGCGACTTCGCCAGCGCGTTGGTGCAGAGCGCGTTTTACGGCGGCTACTTCCTGATCGCCATTCCGGCTTCGCTGGTGATCAAGAAAAGCAGCTACAAGGCGGCGATCCTGATCGGCCTGACGCTGTATATCGTCGGTTGCATGCTGTTTTATCCGGCGTCGCATATGGCGACCTACACCATGTTCCTGGCGGCGATCTTCGCCATCGCCATCGGCCTGAGCTTCCTCGAAACCGCCGCCAACACCTACAGCTCGATGATCGGCCATCGCGACTACGCCACGCTGCGGCTTAACGTCAGCCAGACCTTCTACCCGGTGGGCGCGCTGATGGGCATCGTGCTGGGCAAATACCTGGTGTTTCAGGAGGGGGACAGCCTGCAGGCGCAGATGGCGGGCATGTCGCCGGAGCAAATTCACCAGTTCCGTTTGACGATGCTGGAGCATACGCTGGAACCGTACAAGTACCTGATCATGGTGCTGCTGTTGGTGATGCTGCTGTTTCTGCTCACCCGCTACCCGCACTGCAAACCGCAGAACGAGCGCGGCGAGCGGGCGGCGGGGCCGGCGCTGGGTGAAACCCTCAGATACCTGGCCGGCAACGCGCGCTTTCGCAAGGGCATCGCCGCGCAGTTTCTGTATGTCGGCATGCAGGTGGCGGTGTGGTCCTTCACCATCCGGCTGGCGCTCAACCTGGGCGCATCCAACGAGCGCGATGCCGCCAACTTTATGATCTACAGCTTCATCTGCTTCTTTATCGGCAAGTTCGTCGCCAATTTCCTGATGACGCGGTTTCGCGCGGAAAAGGTGCTTATCGCCTATTCGCTGCTTGGCGTAGCGACGCTGGCCTACGTGGTGCTGGTGCCGAGCTTCACCGCCGTTTACGCCGCGGTGTTCGTCAGCGTGCTGTTCGGGCCCTGCTGGGCCACCATCTACGCCGGCACGCTGGACACGGTGGACAACAAATACACCGAGGTGGCCGGGGCGATCATCGTGATGTCGATCGTCGGCGCGGCCTTCGTGCCGGCGCTGCAGGGCTATGTCTCCGATCACCTGGGCTCGATGCAGCGGGCGTTCGGCGTGTCGCTGCTGTGCTTCGCCTACGTCGGCTTCTATTTCTGGGGAGAGCTGCGGCATAAACGGCGCGATGCGCGCCAGCCGCTGGCCGACAGCGAATCGATGGGGGGGCTGTGA
- a CDS encoding aldose 1-epimerase family protein, producing the protein MKAIIALIPEQFGAQPRELYRCGEFRVTAFRYDSGIAALKLANGRGHLTVLPYYGQMVWDAEFDGHQLKMENMFSQPRRGESIIDSYGCFAFHSGLRRNGCPAPDDDHPLHGEMPCAAMDRAWLEVEGDTLAIGGSVEYVKGFGDHYLAQPRVRLTAGSGQFGIEMRVTNLASVAMPLQYMCHMNYAYVPGATFRQNLPGSALQLRESVPAHVQPTPQWLAYTRKLAERGHGLCELNEPECYDPEIVFFADELSQYVDQAEFFMLAPQGHRFVTRFSTAQFNYGTRWILHNGDQKVAAFILPATCRPEGYLAAKRAGSLLMLAAGETREFCVTTGVV; encoded by the coding sequence ATGAAAGCGATTATCGCCCTGATCCCCGAGCAGTTCGGCGCACAGCCGCGCGAGCTGTACCGCTGCGGCGAGTTTCGCGTGACCGCGTTTCGCTATGACAGCGGCATCGCCGCGCTGAAGCTGGCCAACGGCCGCGGGCATCTGACGGTGCTGCCCTATTACGGCCAGATGGTGTGGGACGCCGAGTTCGACGGCCATCAACTGAAGATGGAAAACATGTTCAGCCAGCCGCGCCGGGGGGAGAGCATCATCGACAGCTACGGCTGCTTCGCCTTCCATTCCGGGTTGCGGCGCAACGGCTGCCCGGCGCCGGATGACGATCACCCGCTGCACGGCGAGATGCCCTGCGCGGCGATGGACCGCGCCTGGCTGGAGGTAGAGGGCGATACGCTGGCGATCGGCGGCAGCGTGGAGTATGTGAAAGGCTTCGGCGACCATTATCTGGCGCAGCCGCGGGTGCGGCTGACGGCGGGCAGCGGGCAGTTCGGCATCGAGATGCGGGTAACCAACCTGGCCAGCGTGGCGATGCCGCTGCAGTACATGTGCCATATGAACTATGCCTATGTGCCGGGCGCCACCTTTCGGCAGAACCTGCCGGGATCGGCGCTGCAGCTGCGGGAAAGCGTGCCGGCGCACGTGCAGCCGACGCCGCAGTGGCTGGCGTACACCCGGAAGCTGGCGGAGCGGGGCCACGGCCTGTGCGAACTGAACGAGCCGGAATGTTACGATCCGGAGATCGTGTTTTTCGCCGACGAGCTGTCGCAGTACGTCGATCAGGCGGAGTTCTTTATGCTGGCGCCGCAGGGCCACCGTTTCGTGACGCGTTTTTCCACCGCGCAGTTCAACTACGGCACGCGCTGGATATTGCACAACGGCGATCAGAAAGTGGCGGCTTTTATCTTGCCGGCAACCTGCCGGCCGGAAGGGTATCTGGCGGCGAAACGTGCGGGAAGCCTGCTGATGCTGGCGGCGGGGGAAACGCGAGAGTTTTGCGTCACCACCGGCGTGGTGTGA
- a CDS encoding HAAAP family serine/threonine permease, which yields MDTTQTGTIASAASGSTSTWRKTDTMWMLGLYGTAIGAGVLFLPINAGIGGLIPLIIMAIIAFPMTFFAHRGLCRFVLSGKNPGEDITEVVEEHFGISAGKLITLLYFFAIYPILLVYSVAITNTVDSFITHQLGMTSPPRAILSLILIVGLMTIVRFGEQAIVKTMSILVFPFVAVLMLLALYLIPNWTGAIFENVSLSGSGTGMGHGLIMTLWLAIPVMVFSFNHSPIISAFAVAKREEYGPDAEKKCSRILAYAHIMMVLTVMFFVFSCVLSLSPENLAEAKAQNISILSYLANHFNNPMIEYIAPVIAFVAITKSFLGHYLGAREGFNGLVAKSMKSRGKTVSTDKLNRMTAIFMLVTTWIVATLNPSILGMIETLGGPIIAMLLFLMPMYAIRKVPAMRKYSGHISNLFVVVMGLIAISAIVFSLIG from the coding sequence ATGGACACTACACAGACCGGCACTATTGCCTCTGCGGCTTCTGGCTCCACCAGTACCTGGCGTAAAACGGACACCATGTGGATGCTGGGCCTGTACGGCACCGCCATCGGCGCTGGCGTGCTGTTCCTGCCGATCAACGCCGGCATCGGCGGTTTGATTCCCCTGATCATCATGGCCATCATCGCCTTCCCGATGACCTTCTTCGCCCACCGCGGCCTGTGCCGCTTCGTTCTGTCCGGCAAAAATCCCGGCGAAGACATCACCGAAGTCGTGGAAGAACATTTCGGCATCAGCGCCGGCAAACTGATTACCCTGTTGTACTTCTTCGCCATCTACCCGATTTTGCTGGTGTACAGCGTGGCGATCACCAACACCGTCGACAGCTTCATTACCCACCAGTTGGGCATGACCTCACCGCCGCGCGCCATCCTGTCGCTGATCCTGATCGTCGGCCTGATGACCATCGTGCGCTTCGGCGAGCAAGCCATCGTGAAGACCATGAGCATCCTGGTGTTCCCGTTCGTCGCGGTGCTGATGCTGCTGGCCCTGTACCTGATCCCGAACTGGACCGGCGCCATCTTCGAAAACGTCTCCCTGTCAGGTTCCGGCACCGGCATGGGCCATGGCCTGATCATGACCCTGTGGCTGGCGATCCCGGTCATGGTGTTCTCCTTCAACCACTCGCCGATCATCTCCGCCTTCGCCGTCGCCAAGCGTGAAGAATACGGCCCGGACGCCGAGAAGAAATGTTCGCGCATTCTGGCTTACGCCCACATCATGATGGTGCTGACCGTGATGTTCTTCGTGTTCAGCTGCGTGCTGAGCCTGTCGCCGGAAAACCTGGCGGAAGCCAAGGCGCAGAACATCTCGATCCTGTCTTACCTGGCCAACCACTTTAACAACCCGATGATCGAGTACATCGCGCCGGTCATCGCCTTCGTCGCCATCACCAAATCCTTCCTGGGCCACTACCTGGGCGCCCGTGAAGGCTTCAACGGCCTGGTGGCCAAGTCGATGAAGAGCCGCGGCAAAACCGTCAGCACCGACAAGCTGAACCGCATGACCGCCATCTTCATGCTGGTGACCACCTGGATCGTCGCCACCCTGAACCCAAGCATCCTGGGCATGATCGAAACCCTGGGCGGCCCAATCATCGCCATGCTGCTGTTCCTGATGCCGATGTACGCCATCCGTAAAGTGCCCGCCATGCGCAAGTACAGCGGCCACATCAGCAACCTGTTCGTGGTGGTGATGGGCCTGATCGCCATCTCCGCTATCGTGTTCAGCCTGATCGGCTAA
- the deoR gene encoding DNA-binding transcriptional repressor DeoR has translation METRREERINRLVQALKRADKIHLKEAAALLGVSEMTIRRDLSAEPAAVVLLGGYVVTDPRSNGVTNYFVSDQKAKQVTEKRRIGLLAAPLINENDTVFFDCGTTTPAIIDAIADELSFTAVCHSLNTFLALQDKPNCKVILCGGEFKPNNYIFTGVGQHNELDHICPNIAFISAAGLSLQHGATCFNFDELEMKHRAMAMAQQKILVADHSKFGKTKPACIGPLTRFDRVITDRQPDAEFAAFFSENAIAIRF, from the coding sequence ATGGAAACGCGGCGCGAAGAACGTATCAACCGGTTAGTGCAGGCGTTAAAACGCGCCGACAAGATCCACCTCAAGGAAGCCGCCGCGTTGTTGGGCGTATCGGAAATGACCATCCGCCGCGATCTCAGCGCCGAGCCGGCGGCCGTGGTGCTGCTCGGCGGCTATGTGGTGACCGACCCGCGCAGCAATGGGGTAACCAACTACTTCGTCTCCGATCAGAAGGCCAAACAGGTCACGGAAAAACGCCGCATCGGCCTGCTGGCCGCCCCGTTGATCAACGAAAACGACACGGTGTTTTTCGACTGCGGCACCACCACCCCGGCGATCATCGACGCCATCGCCGACGAGCTGTCCTTCACCGCGGTATGCCACTCGCTGAATACCTTTCTGGCGCTGCAGGACAAACCCAACTGCAAGGTGATCCTGTGCGGCGGCGAGTTCAAGCCGAACAACTATATCTTCACCGGCGTCGGCCAGCACAACGAGCTGGACCACATCTGCCCGAACATCGCCTTTATCTCCGCCGCCGGCCTCAGCCTGCAGCACGGCGCCACCTGCTTTAACTTCGACGAGCTGGAGATGAAGCACCGCGCCATGGCGATGGCGCAGCAAAAGATCCTGGTGGCCGATCACAGCAAGTTCGGCAAAACCAAGCCGGCCTGCATCGGCCCGCTGACTCGGTTCGATCGGGTGATTACCGATCGCCAACCGGATGCCGAATTCGCGGCGTTTTTCAGCGAAAACGCCATCGCCATTCGATTCTGA
- a CDS encoding L-serine ammonia-lyase has protein sequence MVSVFDIFKIGIGPSSSHTVGPMKAGKQFIDDLIAHQQLMDATRVVVDVYGSLSLTGKGHHTDIAIIMGLAGNLPHDVDIDSIPGFIRDVEQRGRLPLANGCHEVDFPPQGGMNFHRDNLPLHENGMRIRAFAGERLLHSKTYYSTGGGFIVDEEHFGQTAGNAKPVPYPFASARDLQQHCKDAGLSLSGLVMQNELALRSKAEIDAHFADVWQVMRAGIERGMNTEGLLPGPMKVQRRAAALRRILVTGDKNNIDPMNVVDWINMFAFAVNEENAAGGRVVTAPTNGACGIIPAVLAYYDQFIRPVNPNSYSRYFLASGVIGALYKMNASISGAEVGCQGEVGVACSMAAAGLAELMGGSPAQVCIAAEIAMEHHLGLTCDPLAGQVQVPCIERNAISAVKAVNAARMALRRTSEPRVCLDKVIETMYETGKDMNAKYRETSQGGLAIKVVACN, from the coding sequence ATGGTCAGCGTTTTCGATATTTTCAAAATTGGCATCGGCCCATCCAGTTCCCACACCGTCGGCCCGATGAAAGCCGGCAAACAGTTCATCGACGATTTGATCGCTCACCAACAGCTGATGGACGCCACCCGCGTGGTGGTCGACGTCTACGGCTCGCTGTCGCTGACCGGCAAGGGCCACCACACCGATATCGCCATTATCATGGGCCTGGCGGGCAACCTGCCGCACGACGTGGACATCGACAGCATCCCGGGCTTTATCCGCGACGTTGAACAGCGCGGCCGCCTGCCGCTGGCCAACGGCTGCCACGAAGTGGATTTCCCGCCGCAGGGCGGCATGAATTTCCACCGCGACAATCTGCCGCTGCATGAAAACGGCATGCGCATCCGCGCCTTCGCCGGCGAACGCCTGCTGCACAGCAAGACCTATTATTCCACCGGCGGCGGCTTCATCGTCGATGAAGAGCATTTCGGCCAGACCGCCGGCAATGCGAAGCCGGTGCCCTATCCGTTCGCATCGGCTCGCGATCTGCAGCAGCACTGCAAGGACGCCGGCCTGTCGTTGTCCGGCCTGGTGATGCAAAACGAGCTGGCGCTGCGCAGCAAGGCCGAGATAGACGCCCACTTCGCCGACGTCTGGCAGGTGATGCGCGCCGGCATCGAACGCGGCATGAATACCGAGGGCCTGCTGCCCGGCCCGATGAAGGTGCAGCGCCGCGCCGCGGCCCTGCGGCGCATTCTGGTGACCGGCGACAAGAACAACATCGATCCGATGAACGTGGTCGACTGGATCAACATGTTCGCCTTCGCGGTCAACGAAGAGAACGCCGCCGGCGGCCGCGTGGTGACCGCGCCCACCAACGGCGCCTGCGGCATCATCCCGGCGGTGCTGGCCTACTACGACCAGTTTATCCGCCCGGTTAACCCCAACTCTTACAGCCGCTATTTCCTGGCGTCCGGGGTGATCGGCGCGCTGTACAAGATGAACGCCTCCATTTCCGGCGCCGAAGTGGGCTGCCAGGGCGAGGTGGGCGTCGCCTGTTCGATGGCGGCCGCCGGCCTGGCGGAGCTGATGGGCGGCAGCCCGGCGCAGGTGTGCATCGCGGCGGAGATCGCCATGGAGCACCATCTGGGGTTGACCTGCGATCCGCTGGCCGGCCAGGTTCAGGTGCCCTGTATCGAACGCAACGCGATTTCCGCCGTGAAGGCGGTCAATGCCGCGCGCATGGCGCTGCGCCGCACCAGCGAGCCGCGGGTGTGTCTGGATAAGGTGATCGAAACCATGTACGAGACCGGCAAGGACATGAACGCCAAATACCGCGAGACCTCGCAGGGCGGGCTGGCGATCAAGGTGGTGGCCTGCAACTGA
- the ybjG gene encoding undecaprenyl-diphosphate phosphatase, producing the protein MEQLNYLLFAWINATPASPEWLIDFATFLARDLIAIVPLLIVGLWLWGPQSQLVSQREVVAKTTIALLFAMLASSTIGMLLPHERPFVAGVGYTFLAHAPDSSFPSDHGTAIFTFALAFLFWHRVWSGVLLMIVAAGIAWSRVYLGVHWPLDMVGGFLLGLVGCLFAQLVWNLFGDAIAERLARLYRFLFAFAIRKGWVKE; encoded by the coding sequence ATGGAGCAGTTGAATTATCTTCTTTTCGCCTGGATCAATGCGACCCCGGCGTCCCCCGAGTGGTTGATCGACTTCGCCACCTTTCTGGCGCGCGATCTGATCGCCATCGTGCCGCTGTTGATCGTCGGCCTGTGGCTGTGGGGGCCGCAAAGCCAGCTGGTTTCGCAACGCGAAGTGGTGGCCAAGACGACAATCGCTCTGCTGTTCGCCATGCTGGCCTCCTCCACGATCGGCATGCTGCTGCCGCACGAGCGGCCGTTCGTCGCCGGCGTCGGCTATACCTTCCTGGCGCACGCGCCGGACAGCTCCTTTCCCAGCGATCACGGCACCGCCATCTTTACCTTTGCGCTGGCGTTCCTGTTCTGGCACCGGGTATGGTCCGGCGTGTTGCTGATGATCGTCGCGGCGGGCATCGCCTGGTCACGCGTCTATCTCGGGGTGCACTGGCCGCTGGACATGGTCGGCGGTTTCCTGCTCGGCCTGGTCGGCTGCCTGTTCGCCCAGCTGGTATGGAACCTGTTCGGCGATGCCATCGCCGAACGGCTGGCGCGCCTGTACCGTTTCCTGTTCGCCTTCGCCATCCGCAAAGGCTGGGTAAAAGAATAA
- a CDS encoding 5'-methylthioadenosine/S-adenosylhomocysteine nucleosidase produces MKNKTIVLLLAASGAVFSPLSFGQQRAAGPIVVQGAMPVEAERFAQRLENPREEQVGGWRFWHGTVDGYPVVVSETLKGMSNAAAATAIAATRFHPVAIINQGTAGGHDPALKVYDIVLGKYSVNLGAFKTPAKAQGEGSDSRQWRPMDLLASKGSAGEDKNAHSIRQFPADGPLLAIAESVKGRYKQGRVVEGVIGSADVWNSELDRIRYFRDSYHTSVEEMETASAAQIAAAFNIPFVGIRVLSNNITNQGKYDPQTGLACQDYVYQVVKAYVARAAAK; encoded by the coding sequence ATGAAGAATAAAACGATCGTTTTGCTGTTGGCCGCCAGCGGCGCCGTCTTTTCTCCCCTGAGCTTTGGGCAGCAGCGGGCCGCCGGGCCGATTGTGGTGCAGGGGGCGATGCCGGTCGAGGCCGAACGTTTCGCCCAACGGTTGGAAAATCCGCGCGAAGAGCAAGTTGGCGGCTGGCGCTTCTGGCATGGCACCGTCGACGGCTACCCGGTGGTGGTTTCCGAAACCCTGAAGGGCATGTCTAACGCGGCGGCGGCTACGGCGATCGCCGCCACCCGCTTTCACCCGGTGGCGATCATCAACCAGGGCACCGCCGGTGGCCACGATCCGGCGCTGAAGGTTTACGACATCGTGCTGGGCAAGTACTCGGTTAACCTGGGGGCGTTTAAAACCCCGGCCAAGGCGCAGGGAGAGGGCAGCGATTCGCGCCAGTGGCGGCCGATGGACCTGCTGGCCTCTAAAGGCAGCGCCGGCGAGGACAAGAACGCCCACAGCATTCGCCAGTTCCCGGCGGACGGGCCGTTGCTGGCGATCGCGGAAAGCGTGAAGGGCCGCTATAAGCAGGGCCGGGTGGTGGAAGGGGTGATCGGCTCGGCAGACGTGTGGAACAGCGAACTGGACCGCATTCGCTACTTCCGCGACAGCTACCATACCTCGGTTGAAGAGATGGAGACCGCCTCCGCAGCGCAGATCGCCGCCGCGTTCAATATTCCGTTCGTCGGCATTCGCGTGCTGTCGAATAACATCACCAACCAGGGCAAATACGATCCGCAGACCGGGCTGGCGTGCCAGGATTATGTCTATCAGGTAGTGAAGGCTTATGTCGCCCGCGCGGCCGCCAAATAA
- the eco gene encoding serine protease inhibitor ecotin: MNKASVVFSGLLMAVSASAIAATSADDADISKQPLEKVAPYPKAEKGMNRQVIYLPKQDNEENYQVELLIGKTLEVDCNRHMIGGTLESKTLSGWGYDYLVLEKLSEPASTMMACPDNTKTQKFIAANLGDAAMQRYNSRLPIVVYAPKDVEVKYRVWKAEDTIKQAEQK, from the coding sequence ATGAACAAGGCATCCGTTGTATTTTCCGGCCTGCTGATGGCCGTTTCCGCCAGCGCCATTGCGGCTACCTCTGCAGACGACGCCGACATCAGCAAACAACCGCTGGAAAAGGTCGCGCCTTACCCGAAAGCCGAGAAGGGCATGAATCGCCAGGTGATCTACCTGCCGAAGCAAGACAACGAAGAAAACTACCAGGTTGAGCTGCTGATCGGCAAAACCCTGGAAGTGGACTGCAACCGCCACATGATCGGCGGCACGCTGGAAAGCAAAACTCTCTCCGGCTGGGGCTACGACTATCTGGTGCTGGAGAAGCTGTCTGAACCGGCTTCCACCATGATGGCCTGCCCGGACAACACCAAAACGCAGAAATTCATCGCCGCCAACCTGGGCGACGCCGCCATGCAGCGCTACAACAGCCGCCTGCCGATCGTGGTTTACGCGCCGAAAGACGTGGAAGTGAAATACCGCGTGTGGAAAGCGGAAGACACCATCAAGCAGGCAGAGCAGAAGTAA
- a CDS encoding phosphatase PAP2 family protein, whose product MDPKPSLNQSSTTPQIKTTALYSLPASFYRWHVFGLLVSGLLFLWLSRSEQLDWAISNDWFDPASGHFPWQNNYWLDLINHRLLKQLVIAGAVPALLWGIYRRSPRLIVSMLLIGIGPLVVGILKATSAHSCPWDLIEYGGKAMSYPLFGTVPAMPGPGRCFPGGHASSGFAVMALFFLFYPQRPRLAYWCWFGGVALGMLMGFGQVMRGAHFLTHNLWAGWWVWLSQLAIYWTVSGYFHRKTR is encoded by the coding sequence GTGGATCCAAAACCTTCATTAAATCAATCCTCAACGACACCGCAAATTAAGACAACTGCCCTTTACTCCTTACCGGCATCCTTTTACCGTTGGCACGTTTTCGGCCTGTTGGTCAGCGGGTTGCTGTTCCTCTGGCTGTCGCGCAGCGAGCAGTTGGACTGGGCTATCAGCAATGACTGGTTTGACCCCGCCAGCGGGCATTTTCCCTGGCAGAACAATTATTGGCTGGATCTGATCAACCACCGCCTGCTGAAGCAGCTGGTGATCGCCGGCGCGGTGCCGGCGCTGCTGTGGGGCATCTACCGTCGCAGCCCGCGGCTGATCGTCAGCATGCTGCTGATCGGCATCGGCCCGCTGGTGGTCGGCATTCTCAAGGCCACCAGCGCGCATTCGTGCCCCTGGGATCTGATCGAATACGGCGGCAAAGCGATGTCTTACCCGCTGTTCGGCACGGTGCCGGCAATGCCGGGGCCCGGCCGCTGCTTCCCCGGCGGCCACGCCTCCAGCGGTTTTGCGGTGATGGCGCTGTTCTTCCTGTTTTATCCGCAGCGCCCGCGCCTGGCTTACTGGTGCTGGTTCGGCGGCGTCGCGCTCGGCATGCTGATGGGCTTTGGCCAGGTGATGCGCGGGGCACATTTTCTTACCCATAACCTGTGGGCGGGTTGGTGGGTTTGGTTGAGCCAGTTGGCTATTTATTGGACGGTTAGCGGCTATTTCCACCGCAAGACGAGGTAA
- the rbsK gene encoding ribokinase — translation MDIAVIGSNMVDLITYIDRMPNAGETLEAPAFEIGCGGKGANQAVAAAKLGASVMMVTCVGDDVFADNTVRNLQQAGVDTRHVKKVTGVSSGVAPIFVDSASQNRILIVKGANDRLLPADIERAAPALQACRLMILQLEIPLETVYAAIDFARRQRIAVILNPAPASRELDIAYACQCDFFIPNETELEILTGMPVDSEENILRAGRTLLEKGLRNLIVTLGQRGALWLTGDRVEHVASLPVKAVDTSGAGDAFIGCFAHEYVRHGEVLQAMRQASAYAAYSVTGKGTQRSYPDASQFLDFITAQQQGK, via the coding sequence ATGGATATCGCAGTAATCGGCTCGAACATGGTGGATTTGATTACCTACATTGACCGGATGCCGAACGCCGGCGAAACGCTGGAGGCGCCGGCGTTTGAAATCGGCTGCGGCGGCAAGGGCGCCAACCAGGCGGTGGCCGCCGCCAAACTCGGCGCCAGCGTAATGATGGTGACCTGCGTAGGGGACGATGTGTTCGCCGACAACACCGTGCGCAATCTGCAGCAGGCCGGCGTGGATACCCGCCATGTGAAAAAAGTGACGGGCGTTTCCAGCGGCGTGGCGCCGATCTTCGTCGACAGCGCCTCGCAAAACCGCATTCTGATCGTCAAAGGCGCCAACGACCGGCTGCTGCCGGCGGATATCGAACGTGCCGCCCCGGCGTTGCAGGCGTGCCGCTTGATGATCCTGCAGCTCGAGATCCCGCTGGAAACGGTGTATGCGGCGATCGACTTCGCCCGCCGGCAGCGCATTGCGGTGATCCTTAACCCGGCGCCGGCGTCGCGCGAGCTGGATATCGCCTATGCCTGCCAGTGCGACTTCTTTATACCGAACGAAACCGAGCTGGAGATCCTGACCGGCATGCCGGTGGACAGCGAAGAAAATATCCTGCGCGCCGGCCGCACGCTGCTGGAGAAAGGGCTGCGCAACCTGATCGTCACCCTCGGCCAGCGCGGCGCGCTGTGGCTGACCGGCGATCGGGTGGAGCATGTTGCGTCGCTGCCGGTGAAGGCGGTGGATACCAGCGGCGCCGGCGACGCCTTCATCGGCTGTTTCGCCCACGAATACGTGCGCCACGGCGAGGTGCTGCAGGCGATGCGCCAGGCTTCGGCCTATGCCGCCTACAGCGTTACCGGCAAGGGGACCCAGCGTTCCTATCCCGATGCATCGCAGTTTCTCGATTTTATAACCGCCCAGCAGCAAGGAAAATGA
- the deoC gene encoding deoxyribose-phosphate aldolase — MTTENIDYASYVDHTLLAMDATETQIAKLCEEAQQHNFYAVCVNSGYVPLAAHLLQESAVKVCSVIGFPLGAGLTVAKAFEAKAAIAAGAQEIDMVINVGWLKSGLLDEVKADIAAVREVCAAIPLKVILETCLLSDAQIVQVCEMCRELDVAFVKTSTGFSTGGAREEHVKLMRATVGSEMGVKASGAVRDRATAEKMINAGATRIGTSSGVAIVSGDRAAAGSY; from the coding sequence ATGACTACCGAAAACATTGATTACGCAAGCTATGTCGATCACACCCTGCTGGCGATGGACGCCACCGAAACGCAAATCGCCAAGCTGTGTGAAGAAGCGCAGCAGCACAATTTCTATGCGGTATGCGTCAACTCCGGCTATGTGCCGCTGGCGGCGCACCTGCTGCAGGAAAGCGCGGTGAAAGTGTGCTCGGTGATCGGCTTCCCGCTGGGTGCCGGCCTGACCGTCGCCAAGGCGTTCGAAGCCAAGGCGGCGATCGCCGCAGGCGCGCAGGAAATCGACATGGTGATCAACGTCGGCTGGCTGAAAAGCGGCCTGCTGGACGAAGTGAAAGCCGACATCGCCGCAGTGCGTGAGGTTTGCGCGGCGATCCCGTTGAAGGTAATATTGGAAACCTGCCTGCTCAGCGATGCGCAGATCGTTCAGGTTTGTGAAATGTGTCGCGAACTCGATGTGGCCTTCGTCAAAACCTCTACCGGCTTCAGCACCGGCGGCGCTCGTGAAGAGCACGTCAAACTGATGCGCGCCACCGTGGGCAGCGAGATGGGCGTGAAAGCCTCCGGCGCCGTGCGCGATCGCGCGACCGCCGAGAAGATGATCAACGCGGGCGCCACGCGTATCGGCACCAGCTCAGGCGTGGCCATCGTTTCTGGCGACCGGGCGGCGGCAGGCAGCTACTGA